The following coding sequences lie in one Numida meleagris isolate 19003 breed g44 Domestic line chromosome Z, NumMel1.0, whole genome shotgun sequence genomic window:
- the PHF24 gene encoding PHD finger protein 24: MGVLMSRRQTVEKVQKVSLAVSAFKDGLREQPVARRRAEAGGTRRGTLEQTVQEAEEEASAGPSQPEEVSASKAAWERLRDGRGVEPEEFDRASRFTPPAFIRPQRELHDDEPLDISLEQREQVLNDEMCEICEVWTAESLFPCRICSRVYHDGCLRRMGYVQNDSAVEVTETAHTETGWSCYYCDNLNLLLTEEEMYSLMETLQQCKIIPETSLTLDDFLHYKHLVHKQQFERPMEEAQEERATLQFSALDPDKKGHIEWPDFLSHESIQLLQKLRPPNSLLRLLTVKERERARAAFLALDQDGNGFIGEGECHKAQHAWFRKHQKETPSCNVSISHVGPMSESSPASSGSGKSQEKTLLASEQEEARPIDWPRFLQENVVYILAARPNSAAIHLQPPA, encoded by the exons ATGGGGGTGCTGATGTCAAGGCGGCAGACGGTGGAGAAGGTGCAGAAGGTCAGCTTGGCTGTGTCAGCTTTCAAAGATGGGCTGCGGGAGCAGCCAGTGGCACGGAGGAGGGCAGAGGCTGGGGGCACACGCCGGGGAACTCTGGAGCAGACAGTGCaagaggcagaggaggaggcaTCTGCTGGGCCCTCACAGCCAGAAGAGGTCAGCGCCAGCAAGGCTGCCTGGGAGCGGCTGCGGGATGGCCGAGGTGTGGAGCCAGAGGAGTTTGATCGAGCCAGCAGGTTCACACCACCCGCCTTCATTCGGCCCCAGCGAGAGCTGCACGATGATGAGCCACTGGACATCAGCCTGGAGCAGCGGGAGCAG GTCCTCAATGATGAGATGTGTGAGATCTGTGAGGTGTGGACAGCCGAGAGCCTCTTCCCCTGCCGCATCTGCAGCCGGGTGTACCATGATGGCTGCCTGCGCCGCATGGGCTACGTGCAGAATGACAGTGCCGTGGAGGTGACAGAGACAGCACACACCGAGACAGGCTGGAGCTGCTATTATTGC GACAACCTCAACCTCCTGCTGACCGAGGAAGAGATGTACAGCCTGATGGAGACCTTGCAGCAGTGCAAGATCATCCCAG AAACCTCCCTGACACTGGACGACTTCCTGCACTACAAGCACCTGGTGCACAAACAGCAGTTTGAACGGCCCATGGAGGAGGCACAGGAGGAGCGAGCCACTCTGCAGTTCTCCGCCCTGGACCCTGACAAGAAGGGGCACATCGAGTGGCCAGATTTCCTCTCCCACGAGTccatccagctgctgcagaaactcCGGCCACCG aaCTCCCTGCTGCGGCTGCTGACAGTCAAGGAACGGGAGCGGGCACGTGCAGCCTTCCTGGCCCTGGACCAGGACGGCAATGGCTTCATCGGGGAGGGTGAGTGCCACAAGGCCCAGCACGCCTGGTTCCGCAAGCACCAGAAGGAGACACCATCCTGCAATGTCAG CATCAGCCATGTTGGGCCCATGTCAGAGAGCAGCCCGGCCAGCAGTGGCAGTGGCAAGAGCCAGGAGAAGACACTGCTGGCCTCGGAGCAGGAGGAAGCCAG GCCCATCGACTGGCCCAGATTCCTGCAGGAGAATGTCGTCTACATCCTGGCAGCCCGCCCGAACAGTGCTGCCATTCATCTGCAGCCGCCAGCCTAG